The Opitutales bacterium ASA1 genome window below encodes:
- the pseC gene encoding UDP-4-amino-4,6-dideoxy-N-acetyl-beta-L-altrosami ne transaminase, producing the protein MDGGDDRKRGEDGGPSAGDPGVDAANVLPYARQWIDEDDIAAVTAVLRSEWLTQGPRIERFEAELARTFGVAHAVAVSSGTAALHAGVVALGLGRDGIGITSPITFAASANAFLYAGADPVFVDVDPVSGLVRVDSIEEAVECRHRAGLPPGVVVPVSLAGALPDLPALAQVCRRRGWRILEDAAHSPGARRAGAVGEFASAACVHTDAAILSFHPVKHVCAGEGGAVLTNDAAVAEQVRRLRSHGIVRKPVTASSPADEGPWFYEQHELGFHYRMTEMQAALGTSQLTKLPRFLARRRALARRYATELASSWFAEVGVASSFDEGCAYHLYIVHFHDERLRLRAYDWLARQGIRTQVHYIPVYRHPHYRRLHPMAPLDGAERFYRGCLSLPLFPAMTDEEQTRVIDALRVFVEEEGR; encoded by the coding sequence ATGGATGGCGGAGACGACCGCAAGAGGGGTGAGGACGGTGGGCCTTCCGCCGGTGATCCGGGAGTAGACGCGGCGAACGTCCTGCCGTATGCACGGCAGTGGATCGACGAGGACGACATTGCTGCGGTGACGGCCGTGTTGCGCTCGGAGTGGCTGACACAAGGCCCGCGGATCGAGCGGTTCGAGGCGGAATTGGCTCGAACGTTCGGTGTGGCGCATGCCGTGGCGGTATCGAGTGGGACGGCGGCTTTGCACGCGGGGGTCGTGGCGCTCGGTTTGGGCCGGGATGGGATCGGTATCACGAGCCCGATCACATTCGCGGCGAGTGCGAACGCCTTTCTTTACGCGGGCGCGGATCCGGTGTTCGTCGACGTCGATCCCGTCTCAGGTCTGGTCCGCGTGGATTCGATCGAGGAGGCGGTCGAGTGCCGCCACCGGGCGGGATTGCCGCCGGGAGTCGTGGTGCCGGTTTCGTTGGCTGGGGCGCTGCCGGATCTGCCTGCGCTCGCGCAGGTGTGCCGTCGGCGTGGTTGGCGCATCTTGGAGGATGCGGCGCACAGTCCCGGGGCACGGCGCGCGGGTGCCGTGGGGGAGTTCGCGAGTGCTGCATGTGTGCATACCGACGCGGCGATCCTGAGTTTTCATCCGGTGAAACACGTCTGCGCGGGAGAGGGCGGAGCGGTGTTGACCAACGATGCGGCAGTGGCCGAGCAGGTGCGCCGTCTGCGCAGCCACGGGATCGTGCGCAAGCCGGTGACGGCGAGTTCGCCTGCGGACGAAGGGCCGTGGTTTTACGAGCAGCACGAGCTCGGGTTTCATTACCGGATGACGGAGATGCAGGCGGCATTGGGCACGAGCCAGTTGACGAAGCTGCCGCGGTTTCTGGCGCGCCGACGCGCTTTGGCGCGTCGGTATGCGACGGAGTTGGCTTCGAGCTGGTTTGCCGAGGTGGGTGTTGCCTCGAGCTTCGACGAAGGCTGTGCTTATCATCTCTATATCGTGCACTTCCACGACGAGAGATTGCGGCTTCGTGCGTACGATTGGCTGGCCCGGCAGGGGATCCGCACTCAGGTTCATTACATTCCCGTGTATAGACACCCTCATTATCGTCGCCTGCATCCGATGGCTCCGCTCGATGGTGCGGAGCGGTTCTACCGTGGTTGCCTGAGCCTTCCGCTCTTTCCGGCGATGACGGACGAGGAGCAGACTCGGGTGATCGATGCGTTGCGCGTGTTTGTGGAGGAGGAGGGCCGGTGA
- the pseI gene encoding pseudaminic acid synthase, with the protein MARPVAWPTSFRVGRATIGGSRSPFLIAELSGNHRGRIDEALRLVDAAAESGADAVKLQTYTPDTITLPVRTARFRVGKGLWDGRYLHDLYAEATTPWEWHASIAAHARKRGLVCFSTPFDETAVDFLEREMRPPLYKIASFEVNHLPLLRHVAATRKPVIMSTGMATEPEIAVAVRTLRAGGCAALVLLKCVSSYPARPEDFNLRALRRLATRFRTPVGLSDHTVTDEVALGSVALGACVIEKHLVLDRAAGAVDGGFSLEPAEFARLARSVRTLHAALGEPRLGPTRQDRAQRRFRRSIFVSSDIARGGRLDATNLKIVRPADGLDPARWDEVLGKTARRDLRAGTPLRPSDFS; encoded by the coding sequence ATGGCTCGACCTGTCGCTTGGCCCACCTCGTTTCGCGTCGGCCGCGCCACGATCGGCGGTAGCCGTTCACCCTTCCTCATCGCCGAACTCTCCGGCAACCACCGCGGCCGTATCGACGAAGCCCTTCGATTGGTCGATGCCGCCGCCGAATCCGGTGCGGACGCCGTGAAGCTTCAGACCTACACCCCGGACACGATCACGCTCCCCGTTCGCACCGCACGCTTCCGCGTCGGCAAGGGCCTCTGGGACGGCCGCTACCTCCACGACCTCTACGCCGAAGCCACGACACCGTGGGAATGGCACGCGTCCATCGCGGCACACGCCCGCAAACGCGGACTCGTCTGCTTCAGCACACCTTTCGACGAAACCGCAGTCGACTTCCTCGAACGCGAGATGCGCCCGCCCCTCTACAAGATCGCCTCGTTCGAAGTAAACCACCTCCCGCTGCTCCGCCACGTCGCCGCCACGCGCAAGCCGGTGATCATGAGCACCGGCATGGCCACCGAACCCGAGATCGCCGTGGCCGTCCGGACGCTTCGCGCAGGTGGTTGCGCCGCGCTCGTCTTGCTCAAGTGCGTCAGCTCCTACCCGGCGCGCCCCGAGGATTTCAACCTCCGCGCCCTGCGACGCCTCGCCACCCGCTTTCGGACTCCCGTCGGACTCTCCGACCACACCGTCACCGACGAAGTCGCCCTCGGCTCCGTCGCGCTCGGTGCCTGCGTGATCGAAAAGCACCTCGTCCTCGACCGCGCGGCAGGCGCGGTCGACGGCGGCTTCTCGTTGGAACCGGCCGAGTTCGCGCGACTTGCTCGCAGCGTCCGCACCCTCCACGCGGCACTCGGCGAACCTCGTCTCGGCCCTACTCGGCAGGATCGAGCTCAACGTCGCTTCCGCAGGTCCATCTTCGTGTCCTCGGACATCGCTCGAGGCGGTCGGCTCGACGCCACCAACCTCAAAATCGTCCGACCCGCCGACGGCCTCGACCCGGCACGATGGGACGAGGTCCTGGGCAAAACCGCACGACGCGACCTACGCGCCGGCACGCCACTCCGCCCGTCGGACTTCAGCTGA
- the pseB gene encoding UDP-N-acetylglucosamine 4,6-dehydratase (inverting) translates to MFNGKSILVTGGTGSFGRECIRIVLERYKPSRLIVFSRDELKQSEMQQDPRYDSPCMRYFLGDVRDAERLARAFRDVHVVIHAAALKQVPAAEYNPHEFIKTNIQGATNIVDAAVNCGVQKVIAVSTDKAVNPINLYGATKLCSDKVFVASNSYAGRNATRFAVVRYGNVIGSRGSVIPVLLRQRARGRLSVTDPRMTRFLIALGDGVRFVLDCLEHMVGGEIFVPKLPSCRLSTIVDAMRDGCEIDTIGRRPGEKMHEVLIAEDDACNTVELADRFVVTPSHHFWGNRVANLGGRRCPDGFAYSSDNNPDFLDIDRVREICRSVARDLGLDDGF, encoded by the coding sequence ATGTTCAACGGCAAATCGATCCTCGTCACCGGCGGCACCGGCTCGTTCGGACGCGAGTGCATCCGCATCGTCCTCGAACGATACAAGCCTTCGCGGCTCATCGTCTTTTCGCGCGACGAACTCAAACAGTCCGAGATGCAGCAAGACCCGCGCTACGACTCGCCTTGCATGCGCTATTTCCTCGGCGACGTGCGCGACGCCGAGCGCCTCGCCCGCGCGTTTCGCGACGTCCATGTGGTCATACACGCCGCCGCCCTCAAACAAGTTCCTGCGGCCGAATACAACCCCCACGAGTTCATCAAGACGAACATCCAAGGCGCGACGAACATCGTCGATGCCGCCGTCAATTGCGGCGTGCAGAAGGTGATCGCCGTCAGCACCGACAAGGCGGTCAACCCCATCAATCTCTACGGCGCCACGAAGCTCTGCAGCGACAAGGTCTTCGTCGCCAGCAACAGCTACGCCGGCCGCAACGCCACGCGCTTCGCCGTGGTCCGCTACGGCAACGTCATCGGCAGCCGCGGCAGTGTGATCCCCGTCCTCTTGCGTCAACGCGCCCGCGGCCGACTCTCCGTCACCGATCCGCGCATGACCCGTTTCCTCATCGCTCTCGGCGACGGCGTGCGCTTCGTCCTCGACTGCCTCGAGCACATGGTCGGCGGCGAGATCTTCGTACCCAAACTTCCGAGCTGCCGTCTCTCCACCATCGTCGACGCCATGCGCGACGGCTGCGAGATCGACACGATCGGCCGGCGTCCCGGTGAAAAAATGCACGAAGTGCTCATCGCCGAAGACGACGCCTGCAACACCGTCGAACTCGCCGATCGCTTCGTCGTCACCCCCTCGCATCACTTCTGGGGCAACCGGGTCGCCAACCTCGGCGGTCGCCGCTGTCCGGACGGGTTCGCCTACTCGAGCGACAACAACCCCGACTTCCTCGACATCGATCGTGTGCGCGAGATCTGCCGCAGCGTCGCACGCGACCTCGGCCTCGACGACGGCTTCTGA
- a CDS encoding response regulator transcription factor, whose translation MLAEFIRQIPGYEIAGTFGDGQEGATRCFALRPDIVVLDVGLPGLSGVEVLKQLTATLPNVKVLVFSGRGSPGNIRELLAAGAQSYVDKMDGFAEFKKALEIIAAGGTFIGPRMATAMRSLIRDPESARAAHPLSNREKQILQLVAEGFSTREIAGRLGLSVRTVDNHRTNIMRKLNLHNVAALTRYAIQNELVSTLA comes from the coding sequence ATGCTCGCCGAATTTATCCGACAGATCCCCGGATACGAAATCGCCGGCACGTTCGGAGATGGCCAGGAGGGCGCCACCCGCTGCTTCGCACTCAGACCGGACATCGTCGTTCTCGACGTTGGCCTCCCGGGATTGAGCGGAGTAGAGGTGTTGAAACAGCTCACCGCCACTCTACCGAACGTGAAGGTACTGGTCTTCTCCGGCCGCGGTTCCCCCGGAAACATCCGGGAACTGCTCGCGGCTGGAGCCCAAAGCTACGTCGACAAGATGGACGGGTTCGCCGAATTCAAGAAGGCGCTCGAAATCATCGCTGCCGGCGGGACCTTCATCGGTCCGCGCATGGCGACCGCGATGCGCTCGCTCATCCGCGACCCCGAATCCGCCCGTGCCGCGCACCCGCTTTCCAACCGCGAGAAGCAGATCCTGCAACTCGTCGCCGAAGGCTTCTCGACGCGCGAAATCGCCGGACGGCTGGGCCTGAGCGTCCGCACGGTGGACAACCACCGCACGAACATCATGCGCAAGCTCAACCTCCACAACGTCGCAGCACTCACCCGCTACGCCATTCAAAACGAACTCGTGAGCACGCTCGCCTGA